GGCCACGACCACCGTGTCGCCGGTGAGGTCGTGCTTGTCGAGCACGATCAGGTCCTCGAGCGTCTGACGCATCTGCTCCACGTGGCTCACGAGCACGACGAGCCGACGGGGATCGTTGGCGACGAGGCGGCCGATGCCGTCCATCGCCCGATCGAGGTGCTCGGGATCGAGGGAGCCGAAGCCCTCGTCGAGGAAGAACGCGTCGAGCCTGCCGCCGCCCCGGGCCACCATCTCGGCGAGCGCGAGTGCGAGGGCCAGCGAGGCCAGGAAGGTCTCCCCGCCCGACAGGCTGTCCGCCCGCCGCTCGGTGCCCGCCGCGTTCATATCCAGCACTTCGAATCGGTCGTCGTCGGTGAAGCGGTAGGCGTTGCCCGTGAGCTCCTCGAAGTGCACGCTGCCGAGCTCGGCGAGCGCCCGGCGTTCCTCTTCCAACAAGAAGGCGAGGAACCGCGACGGCTGTAGGTCCGCCACGAGCCGGCTCGCGAGGGCGTGGTCGGTGCGGGCCGCCGTGATGCGGCCGTCGAGGTCGGCGCCGGCGTCGATCGTTGCGCGCAGGCTCCGCACCTGCTCGTCGGCCGCCCCGTGTTCCGCGGAGGCCGTGGCCAGGGCCATCGTGAGGTCATCGTCCGGCTCCAGCCCCACACCCTCGAGCAGCGCGCGCATCGTCCCGGTCGCCGCCTGCGACTCCTGCTGTGCCGCGGCCAGCGCGGTCCGGGCATGCTCGTGCCCCTCGAGCAGGGCTTCACCCGCCTCGACGAACGCCGACCGGACCGCCGTGGTGTCGGTCGCCACCCCGCGAGCCTGCCCGAGCATCCCCCAGACCGAGACGATCCGGTTCGCGAGCGTGCTCAGGCGGTCACGCCCGTTCTCACCGACTCGCCTGGCGCGATCGAGCGCAGCCCTCGCGTCGGCGGCCGCGGCGTTCGTCCGTTCCATCGCGGCCGATGCGTCGGCCAGCTCTCGCGTCCGCTCCTCCAGCAGCGCCCTGGGATCACCCTCGCCCAGCCGGTCGACGAGCTCGCTCTGCACCGCGGAGAGAGCGGCGTCCGCAGCGCGCAGTGCTTCCTCGGCTCGCTCGAGATCCCGCGCGCGCTCCTCCGCACGGTCCCGCCCCGACCCGAGCCTCTCATCGGCGGCGGTGGCGTCGTTGGCGGCCGACCGGTGCGCGGCCTGGGCCTGCGTCTCGCCGCGGCGTGCGCGATCGAGCGCCTGCTCGGCACCCGCGATCGCCGGAGCTCGTCCGGCCTTCGGGATCGTCGCGACCGCGCGTTCGCACACGGGACACGGTTGTCCGGCGACCAGCTCGGCGCGCAGCGTGCGAGCCATGTCGGCGTGACGGGCCGCGTGCAGGGCGCGTTCGGCGTCGGCGACCTTCTCGGCCGCCTCCTCGAGCGAGCGATCGGCGTCCTCGAGCGTCGCGATCGCCCGCTCGTGCACGGCACCGAGCTGCTCCACCGCCGCGGCGGCCTCGCGGGCCGCGGTGACGGCCTGCTCTCTCGCCAGGGCAGCACGCTCGGCCGCAGCGACGAGGTGTTCGTGCTCGGTCACGAGCGACGCGAACGCCATCTGGTCCCCGACGCGCTCCGCGACGGCGGCGTGGGCTGCCTCGGCGTCGGCACGGGCGGCCTCGGCCGCGTCGACGGCCGCTTCCGCCTGCTCGATGGCCGCCGCGGATTCGCCCGCCGCCTCGGTGACCTCATCGATCTCCTCAGAGGTCGGGAGCGATGCCGCGGCCTCCACGAGCCGGGCTTGCGCGACTTCCGCCTCGCTCGCGCGTGTCGCCGCCTCGCGGGTGGACGCGGCCGCCCGCTCGTACGGCTCCCGGACGGCCTCGAGCGCGGCGGCCCTCGTCGCCGCCGTCTCGAGGCGCTGCTCGGCGACCTCGAGCTGCGCGCGCGCCGACGCCAGCTGCGACCCCTCGCGGTCGAGCGACTCCAGCAGCAGCTGCGCAGCGGTCACGCGTCGCTTCGCGGCCTCGAGCGCCCCGTCGAAGCGTTCGTACCCGAAGACTCCCTTCAGCACCTCGTTGCGTTCCCTCGGCGTGGCCTTCAGGAAGTCGGCGAACCGGTTCTGCGCGAGCAGCACCGAGCGACAGAACGCAGCGAAGTCCATGCCGAGCAGCCGCTCGACCCGCTCGCGGACCGGCTTCTCGCCGGCGATCGGCTCGAGCACGACGGCCTCGGTGCGGTCGGCGTCGAGGCGCTGCAGCTGGTGGCCGGACGCCCCCTTGCGCCGGAGCCCCCGCGCCGCGCGCCACACCTGACCATCGACCTCGAAGCGGAGCTCGACGTGGCATTCGCTCGCGGTCTGGTTGATCAGCGACTTCGTGTCGCGCTCGAACGTGGGGGTCTTGCCGTAGAGGGCGAACGCGATCGCCTCGAGGATCGAGCTCTTGCCCGCGCCGATCGGTCCGACGACGCCGACGAGGTGCCGGCCGCGCCAGTCGAACACGGCCTCCTCGCGGTAGGACCGGAACCCCTTCAGGCGCAACTCAAGCGGTCGCATCGGCGGCTTCCTCGAGCGCCTCTCGGAACAGGGCCACGAGCTCGGGGGGCGGGTCCTCGCCGGTCGCGCGGCGTGTGAACTCGACGTAGAGCTCCTCGTCGGTCGGCCTCGCGGCGCCGTGAGGGCGATCCGTACGGCGGCCCTCGGGGCGCAGCGCCCGAACGTTCACCAGGTACGGGAACGTCTCGGCCGCCCGGCGGGCGAGGTCGGTGTCGGCGCCCCCGACCTGCACCGTGAGATCGAGGAAGGGCTCGCCCAGCTCGCCGGCGCGAGATTCGATCTCGCTCCACGTGCCGGTCACGCGCTCGAGCGGCCGTCCGCTCGTGATCGGAACCGACTCGATCGTCGCCAGCCGGCCCGGCTCGACGTCGACGACGACGACGCGCTTGCGCTCACCGGCCTCGCCGAAGTCGAGGGAGAGGAGCGACCCTGCGTACTCCGCTGGCACCGGCGCGCCCGGCACCGGCTGGGGTGCGTGGATATGCCCCATCGCCACGTACTGCGGCCCCGCGGGGATCGCCTGCGCCGTGGCCGTATAGGCGGCTCCCATATGCAGCTCACGTTCGCCGCGGGGGGCGCCGGTGTCGACCTTCACGCCGCCCACGAGGAAGTGCCCCATCAGGATCGGCACCAGCGAGTCGCCCGCGCGCGCCACCAGGGCCTCGTTGTAGGCGGTGGTGACCTTCGCGACGCGCCCCGCGTACTCGCCGTACCACTCAC
Above is a window of Actinomycetota bacterium DNA encoding:
- a CDS encoding exonuclease SbcCD subunit D, with amino-acid sequence MKILHTSDWHIGRRLGRHDRTQEFRAVLDEVIAIADERDVDLVLVSGDVFDRPIPPVEALALGIDALLRLAEHRPVVVVAGNHDSPDLFEALAPLLRDQGRGVHLVGSIKHPDDGGLLGPESLGVDAVVACFPFLREGRVVDFMREAGEWYGEYAGRVAKVTTAYNEALVARAGDSLVPILMGHFLVGGVKVDTGAPRGERELHMGAAYTATAQAIPAGPQYVAMGHIHAPQPVPGAPVPAEYAGSLLSLDFGEAGERKRVVVVDVEPGRLATIESVPITSGRPLERVTGTWSEIESRAGELGEPFLDLTVQVGGADTDLARRAAETFPYLVNVRALRPEGRRTDRPHGAARPTDEELYVEFTRRATGEDPPPELVALFREALEEAADATA
- a CDS encoding SMC family ATPase translates to MRPLELRLKGFRSYREEAVFDWRGRHLVGVVGPIGAGKSSILEAIAFALYGKTPTFERDTKSLINQTASECHVELRFEVDGQVWRAARGLRRKGASGHQLQRLDADRTEAVVLEPIAGEKPVRERVERLLGMDFAAFCRSVLLAQNRFADFLKATPRERNEVLKGVFGYERFDGALEAAKRRVTAAQLLLESLDREGSQLASARAQLEVAEQRLETAATRAAALEAVREPYERAAASTREAATRASEAEVAQARLVEAAASLPTSEEIDEVTEAAGESAAAIEQAEAAVDAAEAARADAEAAHAAVAERVGDQMAFASLVTEHEHLVAAAERAALAREQAVTAAREAAAAVEQLGAVHERAIATLEDADRSLEEAAEKVADAERALHAARHADMARTLRAELVAGQPCPVCERAVATIPKAGRAPAIAGAEQALDRARRGETQAQAAHRSAANDATAADERLGSGRDRAEERARDLERAEEALRAADAALSAVQSELVDRLGEGDPRALLEERTRELADASAAMERTNAAAADARAALDRARRVGENGRDRLSTLANRIVSVWGMLGQARGVATDTTAVRSAFVEAGEALLEGHEHARTALAAAQQESQAATGTMRALLEGVGLEPDDDLTMALATASAEHGAADEQVRSLRATIDAGADLDGRITAARTDHALASRLVADLQPSRFLAFLLEEERRALAELGSVHFEELTGNAYRFTDDDRFEVLDMNAAGTERRADSLSGGETFLASLALALALAEMVARGGGRLDAFFLDEGFGSLDPEHLDRAMDGIGRLVANDPRRLVVLVSHVEQMRQTLEDLIVLDKHDLTGDTVVVAGATLV